From the genome of Candidatus Abyssobacteria bacterium SURF_5:
AACTTTAAAAAAAAATCCTCGGCTCTCGCGAAATCGCCGGGGATAGAAACCGGAGAAAAAGAAAATTATTGCTCGTCCGCTCCGTCTTGTTGCTCTTCCTCCTCCCAATGGAGCAGGCGCGAGCAACTCGGGCATGCCCGGATTCTGCCGCCCATGACTTCATTGACCAACTGAGGCGGAAGCGCCATATGACAAGCGCCGCAGGATTCATCCCGTATGTGGGCAATTGCCAGGCCCCCTTTATGACTCCGAATCCTGTCGTACTGGTTGAGCAGGGAAACCTCCACGCCTGCAGCCATCTGCTGCCGTTCGGATCGGGTATCTTTCAGGCAGGCATCGAGCGCATTTTTTTGCTGCTGCAAGCGGTCCTTCTCTTTTTCGATTTCCTGCTGCATTTTCCTGAGTTCGGCTTCCTTTTGTTTTACCTGAACCTCTACTCCTTCCACTTCATCCATCTTGGAAAGGATCTGCTCTTCAAGATCGCCTATTTCTTTCTCGACCGTGTCAACCTCCAAAAGGATCGCCTTGTATTCCCGGTTCGTCTTGATCAGCGGCAATTGTGTGTTGAACTTGACCAACGCCGTCTGTTTCTGTTCCAGCGACCTCTCGAGCTGGCGCTGCTCTTTCCTCCTCTCTTCGATCGCCTGAATCAACTTGTTCAATTCAAGTTTATGGATTTGCAGCGAACTTTCCCAGTCCCTGATTTGCCGGGGGATGGCGGAGGCTTCAATCTCCATCCCCTGAATCTTCAAATCCACCTTCTGGACATCGAGCAATTTCTGTAAGGGCATTTTCTTATCCATCGTTTTTGGCTGCAGTAGATGTTATTTCATCAGGACCGCAAATGAATCCGGCTATAGCCGTTGCGGCCGCAACCGCCGGTCCTGCAAGATACACTTCACTTTTCGGATGACCCATCCGGCCGACAAAGTTTCGGTTCGTCGTCGCGAGCGCGCGCTCCCCCTCGGCAAGAACACCCATGTGTCCTCCGAGACACGGACCGCATGTGGGAGTCGAGACCGCGGCGCCGGCTTCCAGAAAAACGTCCAGCAGTCCTTCAGCGCTGCACTCCCTGACAACCGACGGTGTGGCCGGAATTATCAGACACCTTACCCGCGGATGAACTTTGTGCCCGCGGAGGATTTCGGCCGCAACGCGCATATCCTCAATCCTGCCGTTGGTGCATGAGCCGATTACGACCTGATCGATCTCCACTCCGCCCAGTTCAGCGGCGGGGCGGGTGTTGGACGGAAGAGAGGGACAGGCGACCTGTAATGGGATTTGTGAAGCGTCGAATTCGAACACTTCCCGATACCGCGCGTCCGGATCGCTCCTGAGCATGTCAAACCGGCGGCGGGCGCGCGGTTTGACATATTCCAGCGTCAGTTGGTCAGGTTCGATCATTCCCGCTTTGGCGCCTGCCTCGATCGCCATGTTGCAGATGGTAAAACGGTCCGCCATCGGCAGGCCGGAAATGGCTTCACCGCAGAATTCCATGGCGGTGTACAGTGCCCCGTCGACCCCTATTTTACCTATGGTATACAGGATGAGGTCTTTCCCTGAAACCCATTTTGAAAGGCGCCCATGGTAGATGAACTTGAAGTTTTCGGGCACTTTCAGCCAAACTTCACCCGTGGCCATGGCTGCGGCGAGATCAGTGCTGCCCACGCCGGTCGAGAAGGCGCCTAACGCGCCGTAGGTGCACGTGTGAGAATCGGCGCCGATGACCAGATCACCGGGCAAGACCAATCCCAACTCGGGCAAAAGCGCGTGCTCGACGCCCATTTTGCCGGCTTCGTAGAAATGTTCTATCCCGTACCGGCGCGCGAACAGGCGCATCTGTCTCACCTGTTGAGCGCTCTGAATATCTTTATTCGGGACAAAGTGGTCGGCAATGAGTGCGATACGCGAGGGGTCGTAAACGTGTGACGATCCGATTTGCTGAAAGGCTTCAATAGCGATTGGGGCGGTGATATCGTTTGCCAGAGCGAAGTCAACGGAAGCGTTGATCAATTCGCCGGGCGAGACTTCCTCCACACCGGCATGTTTCGCCAGTATTTTCTGGGCAAGGGTTGATGGCATCTTTTTTCTTTTCTATCTATCGGCATCGTGGAATCCGCCATTGGGTCAATAATCATTTTACCATGCGTGCGGCATCTTTGCCAACTTCAACAATGCTGTTCAGCGCGTGCGGCCCCGGGCACTATTTATGGTTGTTCCCGCGCGTATTCTTTCTATCACGGGAGATCGCGATTTTCCCGCTGCGTACAACCTCCAGTTTCCCGAATTCCTGCAGCAGATCCATGATTCCCCGCACATTTTCTTCCGAACCGGACAGCTCTACAGTCAGAGAGCGAAGCGCAACATCGACGATCCTTCCTCTGTAAATATCCACGATCTGCATGATCTCGGAGCGCGTTTTCCCGTCGCACGGAATTTTGATCAGCGCGAGCTCACTGTCAATGAAATCGTCTTTGGTGAGGTCGCTGACCTTGATCACATCGACCAGTCTATTCAATTGTTTGATCACCTGCTCGATGATCATGTCGTCCCCTTTTACGACCAGCGTGATCCGCGAGACGGTTGGATCCTCGGTTTCTCCGACGGAAAGACTGTCGATGTTAAAGCCGCGTCCGCTGAACAAACCGGAGATGCGCGCAAGTACACCAAATTGATTTTCGACCAGCACCGATATCGTATGTTTCATGCCAGGCCTCCGATCATCTGATGTATTCCTGCTCCCACCGGAACCATCGGATAAACGTTTTCCTCTCGCGCCACTTCGAAGTCGAGAATGACCGGCAAAGGCGTCTTGATGGCCTCTTCAATGGCAGGACGCACGTCCTTTTTCTTCCTTATTCTCATGCCCTTCGCGCCGTACGCTTCGGCAATCTTCACGAAATCCGGATTGTTCAAAAGGCACGTCGAGGAATAGCGGCGATTATGGAAAAGCTCCTGCCATTGCCGGACCATTCCGAGGAAGTGATTATTGAGTATCGCTACGTTGATCGGCAAGCGGTTGTGCACGGCGGTCGCCAGTTCCTGAATGTTCATCTGGATGCTGCCGTCGCCCGCAATGTCGAATACCACCTTATCTGGCCGGCCCAGTTGCGCTCCGATGGCGGCGGGAAGACCGTAACCCATCGTCCCCAGCCCTCCGGAAGAGAGAAAGCTGCGCGGGGATTTGAACTTGTAGTAGTGAGCGGCCCACATCTGGTTCTGTCCGACCTCGGTAGTGATAATCGCCTCGCCTTTGGTCGCCTCATAGATTTGCTCGACGACATATTGAGGCTTTATTTCCTTGTCGCTGTCTTTATAGGTAAGCGGATACTGGGCTTTCCAGTCTTCGATCTGCTTCAGCCAGTTTCCGTTGTCGGTCCGAGTAACGAGCGGTATCAACTTCGCCAGAATGTTGGCGGCATCGCCAACGATCGGCACGTCAACGCGAACGTTCTTGCTGATCGCCGTCGGATCGACATCAATATGGATAATCTTCGCATGGACTGCGAATTCTTTGATGTTGCCGGTGACCCGGTCGTCGAATCGGGTGCCGACGGCGACAATAAGATCGCATTCAGACAGCGCATAATTGGCAAACCGGGTGCCGTGCATTCCAGGCATCCCCAGAAACAGCTTGTCGTCAGCCGGAAATCCACCCAACCCGAGCAGACTCGTCGTTACGGGGAGCCTCGTCTTGTGCGCGAGTTGGACAAGCTCCTTTGCGGCGCCGGCGAGAATTACCCCGCCGCCCGCATAAATAACAGCTTTCTTTGACGCGTTGATCAGTTCCGCAGCTTTCTTTATCTGCTTCACATGGCCGTCCAGTACCGGTTTGTACCCCCGGATCGTCACTTCTGAAACCGGCACATACTCAGTCTCAGTGACAGCCACATCCTTCGGCAGGTCAACAAGCACCGGACCCGGCCGCCCCGTTGAGGCTATGTAGAAGGCCTCTTTGATAATCCGCGCCAGATCCCGCGCATTGCGCACCAGAAAATTATGCTTTGTGATCGGACGCGTGATACCCACAATGTCGGATTCCTGAAAGGCGTCGTTTCCGATCATCGGCGTCGGCACCTGCCCTGTAAAGACAACGATCGGAATCGAATCCATATTAGCCGTCGCGAGACCGGTCACTGTATTACATGCGCCGGGACCCGAGGTCACCAGACATACGCCCACTTTCCCGGTTGCGCGGGCGTATCCATCGGCTGCGTGTGTGGCTCCCTGCTCGTGACGCGTAAGGATCACCTTCAGCGGCGAATCGAACAGAGCGTCAAAAACGGGAATCACCACACCGCCCGGAATTCCGAACAGGTATTCGACATTCTCTCGCAGCAGGGACTCCACAAAAATCTGTGCACCGGTCATCATCGTCATACTCTTGAATCCTTCTTCAGTCAGTCTTCGAAAACGGCGCCTGTACTGCCGGAGGTAACCAGCCGGGAATAGCGGCCGAGATATCCGGTTGATACTTTCGCCTTCGGAGGCCGCCAGTCCTTCAGCCGTTTTTTCAACTCGTTTTTCGAAAGGCGAACGGTAAGCTTTTTGCCGGGAATATCAATTTCGATGATATCGCCGTTTCTCAATCCCGCAATCGGTCCGCCGGCCATCGCTTCGGGCGAGACGTGGCCGATCGAGGCGCCGGTCGTGGCGCCCGAGAACCTGCCGTCGGTGATCAAAGCCACGTCTTTGTCCATGCCGATTCCTTTTATGGCGGCCGTCGGCGTCAGCATTTCCTGCATTCCCGGTCCGCCCTTGGGACCTTCATATCTAATGACAATGACTTCGCCGGCCTTGATCTTTCGGCCGATGATGGCTTCGGCAGCCGAGCCTTCGCTCTCGAATATGCGCGCGGGACCGCTGTGCCTCAGCATTTCGGGCGCAACCGCGGATTGTTTGACAATCGATCCTTCGGGCGCAAGGTTCCCAAAGAGCGCGGCAAGACCGCCGGTCGCGTGATACGGTTCATCAAGCGGTCGGACAACGTCTGCATCCTTTACAGTCACCGTTCGCAGATTCGCACCCAGGCTCTTGCCGGTTGCTGTCAGAGCGGTTCCGTCAATCAGTCTTCCCTGCAGCAAGCGTTTCAGAATTGCCTGGACTCCGCCCGCGTAGTACAGGTCCTCGAGGTGGTGCGAGCCGCCGGGCGCCATATTGCAGATGTGCGGTGTGCGTTCGGATATCTTGTTGAACACGCGCAGTGACAGCTCAAACCCGAGTTCATGCGCGATCGCCGGCAGATGCAGCGCGGAATTGGAGGAGCCGCCAAATGCCATATCGAGAGCGATGGCGTTCTCCAGCGAGGTCCTGGTCATGATGTCTCTCGGTCGAATGCCGCGGCGTATCAGAGCGACGATGGCCATTCCGGCCTCTTTTGCCAGCCGGTATCGTTCCGCGAACACGGCCGGAACCGTGCCGTTGCCGGGAAGAGCGATTCCCAACGCCTCGCTCAGACAGTTCATAGTGTTGGCCGTAAACATGCCTGAACAGGAACCCGCCCCGGGACAGGCGCAATCTTCCATCTCTTTCCACAAGGCGCTGCTGATTTCTCCGCTTGTGGCTTTCGGAATGCCGGCAAACAGGCTGTTCAAATCGATGGCTGCGCCGTCGAGTTTGCCCGCCAGCATCGGGCCGCCGCTGCAGACGAGCGCCGGAATATTGAGCCTGGCCGCGGCCATGATCATGCCGGGTACAATTTTGTCGCAATTCGGAATGAGGACGATGCCGTCAAACGGATGTGCGCGCGCCATGATCTCAACGGAATCTGCAATCAGTTCGCGACTTCCGAGGGAATACTTCATGCCCTCGTGATTCATCGCAATTCCGTCGCAAACGCCAATGGTGCTGAACAGCACCGGCGTCGCTCCGGCCATACGGACGCCGTCTTTTACGGCTTGCG
Proteins encoded in this window:
- the leuC gene encoding 3-isopropylmalate dehydratase large subunit, giving the protein MPSTLAQKILAKHAGVEEVSPGELINASVDFALANDITAPIAIEAFQQIGSSHVYDPSRIALIADHFVPNKDIQSAQQVRQMRLFARRYGIEHFYEAGKMGVEHALLPELGLVLPGDLVIGADSHTCTYGALGAFSTGVGSTDLAAAMATGEVWLKVPENFKFIYHGRLSKWVSGKDLILYTIGKIGVDGALYTAMEFCGEAISGLPMADRFTICNMAIEAGAKAGMIEPDQLTLEYVKPRARRRFDMLRSDPDARYREVFEFDASQIPLQVACPSLPSNTRPAAELGGVEIDQVVIGSCTNGRIEDMRVAAEILRGHKVHPRVRCLIIPATPSVVRECSAEGLLDVFLEAGAAVSTPTCGPCLGGHMGVLAEGERALATTNRNFVGRMGHPKSEVYLAGPAVAAATAIAGFICGPDEITSTAAKNDG
- the ilvN gene encoding acetolactate synthase small subunit encodes the protein MKHTISVLVENQFGVLARISGLFSGRGFNIDSLSVGETEDPTVSRITLVVKGDDMIIEQVIKQLNRLVDVIKVSDLTKDDFIDSELALIKIPCDGKTRSEIMQIVDIYRGRIVDVALRSLTVELSGSEENVRGIMDLLQEFGKLEVVRSGKIAISRDRKNTRGNNHK
- the ilvB gene encoding biosynthetic-type acetolactate synthase large subunit; translation: MTMMTGAQIFVESLLRENVEYLFGIPGGVVIPVFDALFDSPLKVILTRHEQGATHAADGYARATGKVGVCLVTSGPGACNTVTGLATANMDSIPIVVFTGQVPTPMIGNDAFQESDIVGITRPITKHNFLVRNARDLARIIKEAFYIASTGRPGPVLVDLPKDVAVTETEYVPVSEVTIRGYKPVLDGHVKQIKKAAELINASKKAVIYAGGGVILAGAAKELVQLAHKTRLPVTTSLLGLGGFPADDKLFLGMPGMHGTRFANYALSECDLIVAVGTRFDDRVTGNIKEFAVHAKIIHIDVDPTAISKNVRVDVPIVGDAANILAKLIPLVTRTDNGNWLKQIEDWKAQYPLTYKDSDKEIKPQYVVEQIYEATKGEAIITTEVGQNQMWAAHYYKFKSPRSFLSSGGLGTMGYGLPAAIGAQLGRPDKVVFDIAGDGSIQMNIQELATAVHNRLPINVAILNNHFLGMVRQWQELFHNRRYSSTCLLNNPDFVKIAEAYGAKGMRIRKKKDVRPAIEEAIKTPLPVILDFEVAREENVYPMVPVGAGIHQMIGGLA
- the ilvD gene encoding dihydroxy-acid dehydratase; the protein is MKRSDANKRSRTMIEGVAKGPHRSLFKAMGFTDKELSAPIVGIACSFNEIIPGHIHLDKVAQAVKDGVRMAGATPVLFSTIGVCDGIAMNHEGMKYSLGSRELIADSVEIMARAHPFDGIVLIPNCDKIVPGMIMAAARLNIPALVCSGGPMLAGKLDGAAIDLNSLFAGIPKATSGEISSALWKEMEDCACPGAGSCSGMFTANTMNCLSEALGIALPGNGTVPAVFAERYRLAKEAGMAIVALIRRGIRPRDIMTRTSLENAIALDMAFGGSSNSALHLPAIAHELGFELSLRVFNKISERTPHICNMAPGGSHHLEDLYYAGGVQAILKRLLQGRLIDGTALTATGKSLGANLRTVTVKDADVVRPLDEPYHATGGLAALFGNLAPEGSIVKQSAVAPEMLRHSGPARIFESEGSAAEAIIGRKIKAGEVIVIRYEGPKGGPGMQEMLTPTAAIKGIGMDKDVALITDGRFSGATTGASIGHVSPEAMAGGPIAGLRNGDIIEIDIPGKKLTVRLSKNELKKRLKDWRPPKAKVSTGYLGRYSRLVTSGSTGAVFED